In the Callospermophilus lateralis isolate mCalLat2 chromosome 7, mCalLat2.hap1, whole genome shotgun sequence genome, AGACCAGCTTCATCTTCACCGAGTTCCTGGAGCCCACCCTGGCCAACGAGACCGTGCGGCACGGCTGCCTCCGCCTCAACCAGCCCACCCACGTCAATAACGGCAACTACACGCTGCTGGCCACCAACCCCTACGGCCAGGCCGCCGACTACGTCATGGCTGCCTTCATGGACAACCCTTTTGAGTTCAACCCCGAGGACCCCATCCCTGGTGTGAGAACCACCCCGAACCCTGCCCCTGCCCTGGGCTCCATTTGGGGAGGGCGGGCCCCCTTCCTGCCATGACCCCTGACCCCAGAGGTTGAAGTGCGTGGTCCTGGACAGAAGGGAGCGGTGTCCAGCTCTGGGCTGGCCTCCTCGCCCCAAGCCAGGACTTCGGAACCCCTGAGCTAGCCCGTCATCAGTCCGGCTGAAGAGAACCACCGCCCGGGCATCCCGAGCCCGGCTGGAGGAGGGCCAGCTGCCCCatcccctcccacccccaccccgcgaAGGGGTGAGTCCCCGAGGGGCAGGGGCTCACTGCTGTCCCCCTCCATCTGACTGCTGTCTCTCCTCCCCCCTGCCGCAGTCTCCTTCTCCCCAGTGGGTGAGTAGCCCAGGCTGGAAAGCAGCTTGTGTCTGGTCCCTGGAACTGAGGCTGGGGCAGAGGGCACCTGGTCCCTGAGAGGGCAGCTGGGGCAGGTGGGTAGAGCAGACACAGCATGTGCCAAGGCCACCTTCCTGCCCGTGTCCCCACAGACACTAACAGCACCTCCAAAGACCCAGTGGAGAAGAAGGATGAAACGCCTTTTGGGGTGAGCTTGGGCAGGGCTTGGGAGTGGAGGCTGGGTGGAGGCTGTCTGCTTGCCGTCTCTGGGCAGAGCAGGGAGCTCTGGTCAGCTCCTCAGCCAGGCCAGGGTCCCCATAGAACAGGAAAAGGTCTGGGGACCTGGCTCAGGGCTCCTCGGCAGGATGGAGGGACGGCTTGCTGGGGGGGGCTCTGAGGGTGCCCCTGGATGAACCCCCCCAGGTCTCGGTGGCCGTGGGCCTGGCCGTCTTCGCCTGCCTCTTCCTTTCCGCGCTGCTCCTCGTGCTCAACAAATGCGGACGGAGAAACAAGTTTGGGATCAACCGTGAGTGGGAAGCCGTCTGTCCGTCCGTCTGTCCATCCTCCTGGTTTTTACTTCCTCCTGGCTCTCCCAACCTTCCGTCGCGGGGTGCAGGGGTGTACACTGGAGTTTTAGGGTGTGTGTGCCCTCGCCTGGTGTGGGTGGCGTCGGGGGTAGCAGCTGCTAATTGGTGGCTGGACTGGAGTCAAACACTAAGTGGGTCTGCGAGGTCTGGGCTCCGCGAGGGGAGCAGCGGGGGAGTTGGCCGGTCCCCATGAGGCCTGGGGCTGGACAGGAGCCAGACAGAGAGAGGACTGGTGCCTCCCCGTCCCCCTGCCTGCTCTCCTGCTCCCTGGCCCTCCTCCCCTGTCCCTGCAAATTATGGGACAGGGGTGGCCTGGCACTCACGATGTGAGGCTCAGGGTGGGTGCCTGTGCGGGGACCTCCTCTGTGTGACGGTGTCTCCTCTCTAGGTCCTGCGGTGCTGGCTCCAGAGGATGGGCTGGCCATGTCTCTGCATTTCATGACACTCAGTGGCAGCTCTCTGTCCCCTACTGATGGCAAAGGGTCCGGGCTCCAGGGCCACATCATTGAGAATCCACAATACTTCAGTGATGCTTGTAAGGGGCTCTGCTGGGTCAGGGGcgagcgtgcgtgtgtgtgtgtgtgtgtgtgcgcgcgcgcatgcACGCCCAGGCCTGACCGGTCCACCCCTTCCCCCTTCCTGCAGTCAGGAATGTCCCCACTGCAGCATACCTTCCTTAGGTGGGACAGCCTGTCTCCCAGCCACGGCCCGGGGCCACAGCGGACACCTGTGGGCAGGTGCTGACCCCCGCGAGGCCATGGGGTTGGTGAAGGAGTAAAGCTGGATCTCAGTCCCCGCCCACCCCCTTGGCCGGGCTTGTGTGACAGCACATCACCCACCTAGGCTGTCCCGCCCTGTCCCTGGGGCTCCCACCTGATCCTGCCAGTCCTTCTAGGTGTCCACCACATCAAGCGCCGGGACATCGTGCTCAAGTGGGAGCTGGGCGAGGGTGCCTTTGGGAAGGTCTTCCTGGCCGAGTGCCACGGCCTGCTGCCCGAGCAGGACAAGATGCTGGTGGCTGTCAAGGTGAGCCCTGGCTGTGGGGCCGGCCTGGCGCCCACCTTCTGGAGGACCACCAGGACAGGGCGCTCTGGCTGGGGGGGGGACGTCTGGGTCCGACATGGCTCAGGACTGAAGGTGGGGTGGGCTGCGCTGGCTGTAGAGATGAGGCCCCAGTGCTGTCCGCGCTCTTGGCTGCAGGCGCTGAAGGAGGTGTCCGAGAATGCCCGGCAGGACTTCCAGCGCGAGGCGGAGCTGCTGACCATGCTGCAGCACCAGCACATCGTGCGCTTCTTCGGGGTCTGCACCGAGGGCCGGCCCCTGCTCATGGTCTTCGAGTACATGCGGCACGGGGACCTCAACCGCTTCCTCCGGTGCGAGCTCCTGGCCGCAGTGCTGGCCCCCAGCCCCTGGCTCTGAGCCCCGTCGTCCCTTCCCTACAGGCCTGTCTGTTGGACTGAAGAGGACACCAGGCAGGGTCTGCAGGGCACAGTTGGTGGAGGAGGCAGGGAGAGAAGGTGGTAGAGGCGGGCATGGCCCGTGAGGAGGACACTGTAATAGGGGGTTTGCTCGAGTAGAGGCCAGGGGCCCCATTGTAGGAGGGGTGGACACTGCGGGGGTGTGTGTGTTTGGCATGTGGAGGCCAGGCCTGCGGGAGGTGCTGTGGAGATGACCACAGTCGTAACAAACATGGACCAGGTACTTTCTGAGTCCCAGGCCCTAGGTTACCTACTTTACAGTTCATCCTTACTGTGGTTCTATGTGCCTGAACatggtacctttttttttttttttttgtaccagagattgaacccaggggcaatttaaccactgagtcacatccctggcccctttttacttattattattattatttttgagacagggtctcgttaaattgttagggcctcactaagttgcggaggctggctttgaacttgcgatccttctgtctcagcctctgggattacaggcatgggcatgAAGCCCAGCTCCCCAGCcgttttcattttttagtttgagacagggtcttgctaaattgctgaggctgaccttgaacttgtgatcctcctgggtCAGCCTctgcagttgctgggattacaggtgcgcacCACCATGCCTGTCCTGAACATGTGTATCTTGTACAACGCTATAAATATGTGTTTATCTTTCATAGTCTCTAAGCATGTTCGGCAATTGTTACTTGAAGACAGTtctgaaagatttatttttttggcTTTAGACAGAATAACCCCATAGGTTTGCTTATTTGTGCTGGTCATTTTAATAACTTCAAGGAATGTGCCtgagctgggtgcggtggcacctccctttaatcccagcaactcagaagactGACGCAGGAGGCCAGCCtgcgcaatttagtgagactctcaggaacttagcgagaccctgtcatgatttaaagggctgggatgtCGCTCAGTGATAGCGCACCCCTAGGTTTGGTCCATAGTACCCAGTTGGCGGAGGGCGTGTGTGTCTGTTTCACAGATAAGGGAGCCAGAGTGACTTTCTCAAGGACACACAGATAGTGAATGGTCCCAAGGAGGATGAGACCCCAGACAGAACCCATGCTCCCAGCTCCTGGCTGTGACAATCACCTGTTCCCTTCGTTGAGTCCCTGGGAGGACGGGGCAGGGTTGGTGAGGCAGAGGGTCAGGGTGTGTAATCAGCTGCCCCTCATTCTCTGAGCCTTCTTCACCAAGGCTCTCTCTGATCTCCCCGTCCCCACCAGGGGGAGGCACAATGCAGGGCTCCAGTTCTGCATGAGAAAGGTCTGGGTGACTGTCCAGCTGATGGTTGTGCCTTGGTCCCCCAGCATCCCTCTGGGAACGAAGGGTCATTTCTGCAGGCAGGCTGCGAAGCTCAGCTAGGGAAGGCCCCGGATGAGTCCATCTTCTTAGTCACTTGACAGGGTGCAGGTGCAGTGCTTGTCTCCAGGGATGCAGGGAAATGTGCCAAGTAGGGCTGAGGCTGCGGGAGCCGCCTCTAATACTGTGTGAAACTCTGGGAGAGCAGAGCAGGCCTCCTGAACACTCGCAGAAGAGTCTGGAAGGCTGTCCCTAGGAGGGACCATGTGTCCCTTCTGCCCTCTGGGCTTCTGTCTGCACATTCCCTTTGCTGGGTTCACTGGACCTTCCTCCCAGTCACCTCCCCCTCGCCTGTCTCGTCCCCCTTTGAATGGCTGCCCATGTGTCTTGGTCAGGACTGGCCGTCAGTTTAGAtgtccctctgtccctgacttCTTCCCCTCCCCTGCTGCCCATCAAGTGGCCCCCACACTGCCCTGCGGAGACCTGGGTTCTGGAGCCTTAACAAATACCTGGAACTAATGCGGAGGGTCAAGGTGGCCAGTAGGGAAGGGACAGGCTGGGAAGGGAGTCAGCGGAGGGGAAGGTTCCAGAGGGATGTTGGGGAGTAGAGATGACCTGGACTGGGGAAGCAGAGGCAGAGAAGGGCGTCCTGGAGACCttgagaaggaaggaaaatccCACGGAGACAGGTGGATGTGGAGGGCAGGAGGACCAAGGGGGACCCCAGGTGTCAGGCCCAGAGCCTGGGAGGAGGAGGCTCCTTCCATCAGGCAGGGGCAGGCTGCGGGAAGGAAATGGAGCTCAGCCTGGCACGGGCTGGGACCACAGTGCCATGGCAAGAGAGGGAGGGGCCAGTGGGCAGCTAGAGCTCCCAGGGGCTCCACAGGGGCCAGTGGGCAGCTGGGGGCGGAGCTGAGCTCACAGGGGCTTCCCCAGAGGGAGGCCCGGATGAGGGAAACGTGGGGCTCTTTCTGGCAGAAGTCCCGGAGGTGGGCGCACCTGTTTGGAACTCCCCTATTCCAACACCCCACAGCTGCTTCTCTGTCCTCCCCTTTCTCCATTTCTGCTCCCCGTCCCCCGTCCTCCTGCCCCACACCCAGCTCTCGGGGGGTCCCTGTTCCCAGGCTCCTCAGGGTTCTGTCCTAGCCGGTCCCCCCTCTTCCTTCCCGCTTTCACAGGTCCCACGGGCCTGATGCCAAGCTGCTTGCTGGCGGCGAGGACGTGGCTCCAGGTCCCCTGGGCCTTGGGCAGCTGCTGACCATTGCTAGCCAGGTGGCCGCAGGGATGGTGTACCTGGCCAGTTTGCATTTCGTGCACCGGGACCTGGCCACGCGCAACTGtctggtgggtcagggcctggtGGTCAAGATCGGGGACTTCGGCATGAGCAGGGACATCTACAGCACGGATTATTACCGAGTAAGGGTCCTCCATCCCCGGGCCTTCCTGCAGCCTCCAAACCGAGCCTCCAGACCCAAAGCCCGCTAAGACCTGTCCTGGTGGCTGGGGTCTGAGACTCTGGCCTCTTAATTTGGATCCTCTCCTACCTCCTCGGCCCCCAGTGGAGGAGGGTCTGGCTCCTCTGCTCTCCTGGACGGAGGAGCCAGCACCGATGGTCTTCCGCCTTAGCCCGGGTCCCCAGAGTCCCCGCTGTTGGTCTTTAATGAGGGACGGGCCCCGCGGGCGCCCCCTGGCGGTAACGCGGCCGCTCGCCGGCAGGTGGGAGGCCGCACCATGCTGCCCATCCGCTGGATGCCGCCCGAGAGCATCCTCTACCGCAAGTTCACTACCGAGAGCGACGTGTGGAGCTTCGGGGTGGTCCTCTGGGAGATCTTCACCTACGGCAAGCAGCCCTGGTACCAGCTGTCCAACACCGAGGTCAGCGCGCCCGCCCGGCCACCCCCTCCCTTCTGTCCTCCTGCCCCCCCTGCCGGGGGCTGCACCCTGCACCCTTCAGGGACCCCTCCTCTCCATCCAGCCCAGCTCTCTTCCTCGGCCAGTCCTTCCTCCTCTTACAGCCCCAAGTCCAGGTCCAGCTGGTTCCTCGAGGAATTGCCAGACACCTCTCCATGGAGTCTGGACCCCGCGATCCTTAGCTGAAATTTATAGTGGGCACTTTATAGTGGGGAGGGAGAGGCATGGGCGAGAGGACCTGACCCTGCAGCAGGAAGGCTGGAGGTTAGATTCTCAGAAGGACAGTCCTGCCTCCTCCCCCGGTCCTCCAGGCTGGCCACAGCCAGAACAGGCCCCAGGTGTTCTGTGTCCCAGAGCAGTTTCCGCCCCCTCCTTGGCTCACAGCTGTCAGTTTCCATTTCTCCTCCTAATGCAGTCTGCTCCCTGGAGGCtgtggggtgggggagagggTTATAGATTTTAATTTTCTCAAGCGCTGAGAGAAGGAATGGAATTATTGCTGCCCATAGCCCAAGTCCTCTAATGGGGAGGAGGGGAGAGTGGGGAAGAGGCTCCAGGCCCCTTCTCCAACCGTCTCCCCGCTACCATCCCTCCCTCTTTGGATGTCTCAGCTGTCCTAGTAGTCCTTCCTGGAGTCTAACTTTGATCTTTCTTGCGGCAGTTTCTTTCTGGAGGAGCTAggttaccccccccccccgccatggAGAAGTGTTGCCCACAGATTGGAGAAGGAAGTGAGGGTTGCCCTTTTACTTTACTTTTAAGGCCTTTAATTGTGATTCAGCTTGATTTTCTTTCCCCCGCTCTGGGGCTGAGATCCAGGGGACCCTTCCCCCCCTCTTTTCGGCCTCCAACATTAAGCGGATGGACTTGTCAGACGTCCCAGTCCCTCCCCTTCCTCAGCCCACAGGTCTGAGTCCAGCCTTTGGAAGGGACCCACCCAGGCTTCCCAGAGTCCCCCTTGCAGTGTCAGAGCGGGACTCCCGGGGTCACTGTGTACCCACGGGGCCAGGCACGTGTGGTGGGGCAGGGCTGGCCTCGCGGCCCTGCCCGCCCTGCAGTCCTCTGTCTCTCCGGTGGCTCCAGGCGATCGAGTGCATCACGCAGGGCCGGGAGCTGGAGCGGCCGCGCGCCTGTCCCCCCGAGGTCTATGCCATCATGCGTGGCTGCTGGCAGCGGGAGCCCCAGCACCGCCACAGCATCAAGGACGTGCACGCCCGGCTGCAAGCCCTGGCCCAGGCGCCGCCTGTCTACCTGGACGTCCTGGGCTAGGGCCCTCCAGGGCGGCGGTGCCAGCCGAGCGTCGCGGCCTGCCACGGccacccccagccccagctgCCCCGGGGGATCTCCAGCATCTAGCTCTCCCTCAGCATGCAGGAGGGCCGGCCGGGCTGGGGAGGGGGACGTCCCCTTCTGTGGGTTCCGTCACAGCAATTATATTTATTACCCCCTGGCCGCGTCTCCTGCCAGTTCTTGGGATGACGTTGCTCCGGGAGCGGGGCGCTGGGACTCAGGTAGGGGTTTGGCCCTGGGGTCTCCCCTCAGCTGCCCACCTTGCCCAGTGGCTGAGGTCACCTGGTGGTGAGGCAACCTTACCAGGCCTGTGGACCCTGACTGTCCGCCTCTGTCTGCTTCGTGTTCCCAAGGCCGGGGTGTGCAGTGGGAGGGATCGCAGTCAGATGTTCTGGTGGACAGGCTGGAAGCAGTGGTGGGCGCGTTTTCTTTGGGCTGGCGTGGCCTGGGACGCAAAAGGTACACGTGTGTCCACGCACAGTTAAGGACAGGTGAAGAGCCGGCCCCCGCCTCCTGTGTCTTCCCTTGTTACTCTTCCTGGGTCTAAATGTTTTGAGAGCAGCACTTGAGAGGCCAGGGGCTTGCAAGACGGCTGTTCCGGAAGGACAGAGCCATCTCCCTGTCCACTCTGCCCCGGGGAATAGGTGGGGtccccttcctctctgcctcctggaaCCCTTAACTGAGTGGCCTGAGGCTTCTGGCTCACCGAGGGCCCCCAGCCCACTGGGTCAGGGGACCGAGCCCTGCCTCCGCGTTTCCCACGCCCAGAGCTCACCCTGAGCCAGGGAGAAGCAGATCCCCACTCCCGGCCCATCACTTCCAATCACCTGCTGACCACTGCAATAACGCACACTCCCGCGGCTCCTCGGGGCTAATGGTGGCTGTCTCATGTCCCTGGTGCACCCCCACCTCCCCGCCGAGCCCTGGTGATTCAATCTGGGCCTTATCACCTCGAGGCCTAGCCCAGCGGTGTGTCTGCCTCCTGTCCAGGCTGGTTACGGCTAATGGAAGTCTGACCCAGGGCAGCAGCTGATTGATGGAGGGGGGGTCCTGTCCTGGTCCCTAAGGGCCAAGTTCACAAGCATCTCTCCTCTCCTGCTCTGAGGTGGGCAGGACTGGTGCTCACCACCCCTGCGGGGGACGGCGTGGGAACATGGCGGGGGAGTGAGGTAGGAGGCTGGGGGATCCGACTCAACAGGTGAGCCCAGGGACAAAGGCAGAGAGAGACTGTTTAGGGACAGGGACAGGACCTACAAACAGGAGGCTGGGAGAGACTAGAGGAGCAGATATGAAGACAGAGACATACTAACAGAgaaagaaggggaggggagggagacagAGACACACGAGGAAGAGACAGAGGGCCAGAGTGGTGCTGTGCAAAGTCCCCGGAGGGAGAAGCGGGAGGATCCAGACAGACTCACGGACTCTTCTGGGGTTTCCCTCTCAGCCACACTCACAGCCAGTGACAAGAAGGGAGGGAGAGGCCCAGACTGGTGGGCTCTGCAGAAGGGGACCTGTGGGTGCTGAGCAGGATGGGGGCCAGCCATGAGGTGGCAGAAGGGACCTCCCAGGGCATAGGAGGCATTTCTAAGGTGGAGAGCACTGGGTGTCAGGGGCTCTTGGGCCGCAGCCACAGGCATTGCTGGAGGAGCTCAGCAGGTGGGTGAGGGGCGAGGGTCTCTGGAGGTCCCCAGGGAGCTTGGGCCAGGGAGCTGCAGGGCTTTCTAGGTCCCCACGCAGGACCTGAAACTGGCCGACCCCTCGGGCAAGTGgggcccagggccttgtgctgggGGTGAGGAGGGGTCTGTCCCCAGGTCATCCGCTGGTGGCCTGAAAGCCCCCACTCCCTCCCTTCACTGAGGGACACACAGGTGCCTCAGTGACCAGCACCCTGACCTACCACGGCGACCCGACACTCACGTACACACAACCTGACACGtgcacgcccacacacacacacgcgcgcacgcacacacagacaCGCAGCACCCCTCCCCGCGCCTGCTGGATTCCATTGTCATTAACAGTGCCCCCAAGCCCCCTGTGGCCCCTGGCCCCTCCCTGTTAATTACCTCCTGGCTGTGCCAAGTCCATTAGCGGCCCCCACACCTCCCCCAGGGCCCAGCGCCAGCTGAGATGGATGGCTGCAGGGGGATCGATGGAATGGGACCCTGAGGACCCCTTGTGGGGCTGGGACCAGGACAGCAACCTGGGGCTGTGGGGATTGGACATCTGGGTCCCCAGACCTGGCCGAGGCCCCTCCTCAGAGCCGGCTGTCTTGGTGGGAAACGGGCTCAGGAGGTGGGGTGGGTGGGCCTGAGGAGGGCTCAGGTGGAAGAGGCCGACTCCCTCGCCACCCGCCGCCCTCCGCCAGCCTCTTTCTTGGGGAGAAAGAGTCAGGATGCAGAAACCAGTGGGGCTCCCCCCGGGGCCCCCAGAACATGGACAGGATCTTTAAAGACCGGAGGGTCCAAGCCCCAGAGACCTCTAGcctccctccccagcctctgCCTCCTTCCACCCTGATCCCTCCGGCTGACTTCCTGACTGACCGGAGGGCATCCCTCAGCCTCCAGGAATGCGGCAGGGGGGCCTGGGAGACGCCAGGCTGGGTCCCCTGGACCCTCGGGCTGAAGGGACCTCCTAGAGAGAATTCCCCACTGCATAGGCCCTGGGCtgtctaaaagccatttggagagAGGGACCTGGGGTCCCTCACTTGCAGGCTGATCTGCCGGGCTATCTGGGCATCCTCTGGGGGGACAGAGGTGGGGACAGAGGTGGCTCCATTGCTCCAACCATTGTCCCAGATTGTCTCtctgtcccccaccccacccaatcTCTGAACAGGCTCCAATGTAGAGCTTGGGCAGCTATAGCTCTGGGGGTGGTGGAGAGGAGAGAGGTCCTGAACCAGGTGAGATGACGCATGACCACCAGGGGACGCAGCCCTGTCAGGAAAGGAGGGGGCTGGAACTGCAGGAGGAGCCACACATAAGAAAGaggggagctgggcatggtggtcacacctataaccccagatactcgggaggctgaggcaggaggatcacaagttggagggcaGCCTCTGCAACCTCGTGAGAtcttgtgtcaaaataaaaaggctggggatgtggctcagtggtaggatgcccttggggtcaatccccagcactgaaaaaaagaataaggaagaaaaagaggaggaaggagggacagGACAGGGCAGCCCAAAGCAGTGCACAGACTCGAAACCCATGCGTAAAAGTCACAGCCCCAAAGGCAGAGAGCCCGAGAGGGGGAGCTCAGGGCCCCAGGTCCGCAGAAACACATCCGCAGTGGGGCGGGGGCTGGTGGGCTTTGCTCTGAGCCTCACTTCCAGTCCGGCCCCTGGAATTCGCGTTCAAGCCCGGCTGCCTCCAAAtggagtcccctcttccctgACAGGCTGGGCTCTGGTTCTGCTCCTGCACCTCGAGCCCCGGTTCTGAGCTTCTGTGGGAAGGGCCCCCCGTGGGGCGCGCTGGGCGCCAGGTGCTGGGTCAGTGTTCCCTTCTCCCCACTCCTCGCGGCCTGCCCAGGTCTGGTCCCCTGCGCAGGCCCTGCCCTGCTGTTTGGGGTCAGACAGGTTGGATGTTTGGGCGGGGACAGTGCCTGAGAATGGCTTCAGCTGCTGCAGACAGAGGTGTGGAGCCAGACGAGGGGTGACTGTGGACTTGGGGTCTCCGAGCTGCCCCACAGGACCCCATGGAGGAAGGGCCTCGGGGTGCTATGGGGAGGGCAGGACCAGAACCATCACACCCCACGTCCCCCAGCTCCAGTCCTCCGACTCCTGGTTTTCCTCCCTGGGAAGGACCCTCCTGGCTCACCTCCAACGGGGCGGCCATCAGACGAGACAGGCACCGTGTAGGATGCTTCTGGGTCACCCATCAACAGAGACCTCAAAGGCCTCCAATGGTATTGATCTGCGGATGGGAAATATACTGCCAAGACTCTCCATCCCTCATCCCCAAGGCTTCTCTTTCTGGAGTGCCAGGAAGTTCTCCTTGCAGTCTAGcctcacatttcccacttggatcTGAAGGGGTTACTGGGCTCTAGGCCGGCCCCCTGCAGGTCTCAGCTGCCCGGGGCCTGTCTGTGGTCAGGGCTAATGTAGGCCAGAGTTGGAGGACAAGAGGGGATAAAGTTATTAGTGTCTTCATCTTTGAGGGATATCGATTGCAGGTCTCCGAGCTCCCTTGGTCTTATAATGGGGCACACGGGGGTGTTGGGAGGGGCACAGAGAACTCTCCCGGAGCCCCCCACCCCATATCCTGGGGTGAGCGCTCAGCTACCCAGGTCTGCTCAAGGGATGACGGAGAGATGACTGGGGGGGCCGGGGCTCTGGAggggcagagggatgggaggggctGAGAGCAGAATCAGGGCTCAGGGACCCGGTCACCCTACAGTGGCTTGGGACTTGGCCCCTGGCACTCGGCttccaggaaagagagagaaagaaggaaagagtagATAGGGCGACCCAGCTAGGAGACTCAAGATGGCGGCCCCAGGGGGAAGTGGCAGGACCCCCCCCCCAGGCTCCGCTCATCCACCAGCCCCAACCTCCCATCACGCAGGCAGAGTCCCCTCCACGGACACCTGGGTGTTCTGGGACACTCACCTGCCCCTTTGGACGGAGTGTTCTGGATCATGGGTGGGTGGGTCTGTGTGTGGTGGGGTGGCCTTGGGCGCGTGGGGCTGGTGTGCTGGTTTGAGCTGTGGGTGGCCCTCCCTGTCAGGAGGTCTGTCTAGTCCTGTCCCCAACCCGAGAGGGAGGCCTGGGAGGGGCCTGTGGATCTGGCTGTCCAGGGTGACAGTCCCCGGGAGCAGAGGCAGATGGCAGAGGCTTGGGTGTGGGATGGCGTGAGGGGAAGGCAGATGTCCCTCCGGCGGTCCcctcatttccttccttcttcctggtGGCTCCCCTGGGCCGGGCTCAGAGCTCTGGTTCTCTTGCCCCAGAGGAGCTGGCTGCCCCTCCGCTGGGCTGGGGAGAGGTAATTAATGGCGGGTTGGCCAGGAGGGCGAGAGTTCAGGGCTGGGGTCGGTATTCATCAGCGGTCGGTCCCCAGCGAGGGCTCGGACTCAGCTGGGGCCCTGTGTGTGTGCCGGGAGTGGGAACACCAAGGACCAGGAGTCCTCCCCACAGTGCTCCCCCAGCACCCCTCCTGCCCCTGCCCCAATTTTTCTGGAAGTCCCTCCTGCTGTGTCCTGCACCTTTGAGCCAGGGGAAGGGCCTATCCTCAAGTCCAAGTCCTccctgggtgtgggggtggggcagGCCACCCCCTCCCCCAAGCCCCTGGCCAGCCCTTCCTGCGGGCGGGCGAGCACATTAGGTGAGTCCCGGGCTGTGGGCCCAGCTAATTGCCTCTCAGCCTTCCCCTCATCACCAGGGCGGCCCCCCACGAGCTCCATTAGCCCCCCTCCCCTGATAGCCCCTAAATCAGCCCCAATTATTCACAGGAGGGGGGGGGTCTGGATTGAACTGTGATTAGAGTGAGAGCAGAGGGGGAGGGGGGGGTCTGAGTGCCAGGCTGGCTGATGGGGGGACAGAGGCTGGCTGGGAGGGCAGGCGGGGGCCTGTGGGCAGGTCCAGACCAGGGACCACCCAGGGGCAGGGGCCTGGGAGCCTGAAATGGCAGGCCAGTGGGGGGGGCAGCTAGGGGCGCTGGCTTGTACTTCTGGGACCTCGCAGGGTGAGGGAGGGGATCAGATGGGCCTGGCCCCAGGAGCGGGCCCACCTCCCCATCATCAGCAGCACGGCCTGCCCAGACCACAGCCCCTTCTGAAGACCACAGTCATCTTGTAAAACCTGAGATGGAATGTGCCCCTGCTCTTCCCAGACCCCTGCAAGGGCTCCCCATCGCACACAGAGCAGAATCTAACAGGCTCACGAGGGTCTCAGAGGCCTGGCAGGCCCCCCCCCCCTTACACCTCGGTCTGTAATGTCTGCCACGGGCCCCTCCCTACACCCTGCGGTCGGTCCACCATCCTTAGGAAGTTCCCATCGCTCTCCTGCCAACAGCACATTAGGTGAGTCCCAGGCTGTGGCATGTGCTCTGGCCTCGGGGCGGTTGTATTTGCTGTTC is a window encoding:
- the Ntrk1 gene encoding high affinity nerve growth factor receptor isoform X2 yields the protein MLRGGPRGQLGWHRQATGPGSLLAWLMLASAGAASCPDVCCRFGPSGLRCSKAGTLYSLRQLPTAENLTELYVENQQHLHSLELGDLQGLGQLRNLTIVKSGLRFVAPDAFHLTPRLSRLNLSFNALESLSWRTAQGLSLQELVLSGNPLRCSCGLHWLQRWEEEGLGGLRSQRLQCSGPRGQPLALGHNTSCGVPTLKVQMPNASVEVGDDVLLQCHVEGQGLQQAGWILTELEGSATVTKSGDLPSLGLTLANVTSDLNRKNVTCWAENDVGRAEVSVQVNVSFPASVQLATAVEMHHWCIPFSVDGQPAPSLRWLFNGSVLNETSFIFTEFLEPTLANETVRHGCLRLNQPTHVNNGNYTLLATNPYGQAADYVMAAFMDNPFEFNPEDPIPDTNSTSKDPVEKKDETPFGVSVAVGLAVFACLFLSALLLVLNKCGRRNKFGINRPAVLAPEDGLAMSLHFMTLSGSSLSPTDGKGSGLQGHIIENPQYFSDACVHHIKRRDIVLKWELGEGAFGKVFLAECHGLLPEQDKMLVAVKALKEVSENARQDFQREAELLTMLQHQHIVRFFGVCTEGRPLLMVFEYMRHGDLNRFLRSHGPDAKLLAGGEDVAPGPLGLGQLLTIASQVAAGMVYLASLHFVHRDLATRNCLVGQGLVVKIGDFGMSRDIYSTDYYRVGGRTMLPIRWMPPESILYRKFTTESDVWSFGVVLWEIFTYGKQPWYQLSNTEAIECITQGRELERPRACPPEVYAIMRGCWQREPQHRHSIKDVHARLQALAQAPPVYLDVLG
- the Ntrk1 gene encoding high affinity nerve growth factor receptor isoform X1, with product MLRGGPRGQLGWHRQATGPGSLLAWLMLASAGAASCPDVCCRFGPSGLRCSKAGTLYSLRQLPTAENLTELYVENQQHLHSLELGDLQGLGQLRNLTIVKSGLRFVAPDAFHLTPRLSRLNLSFNALESLSWRTAQGLSLQELVLSGNPLRCSCGLHWLQRWEEEGLGGLRSQRLQCSGPRGQPLALGHNTSCGVPTLKVQMPNASVEVGDDVLLQCHVEGQGLQQAGWILTELEGSATVTKSGDLPSLGLTLANVTSDLNRKNVTCWAENDVGRAEVSVQVNVSFPASVQLATAVEMHHWCIPFSVDGQPAPSLRWLFNGSVLNETSFIFTEFLEPTLANETVRHGCLRLNQPTHVNNGNYTLLATNPYGQAADYVMAAFMDNPFEFNPEDPIPVSFSPVDTNSTSKDPVEKKDETPFGVSVAVGLAVFACLFLSALLLVLNKCGRRNKFGINRPAVLAPEDGLAMSLHFMTLSGSSLSPTDGKGSGLQGHIIENPQYFSDACVHHIKRRDIVLKWELGEGAFGKVFLAECHGLLPEQDKMLVAVKALKEVSENARQDFQREAELLTMLQHQHIVRFFGVCTEGRPLLMVFEYMRHGDLNRFLRSHGPDAKLLAGGEDVAPGPLGLGQLLTIASQVAAGMVYLASLHFVHRDLATRNCLVGQGLVVKIGDFGMSRDIYSTDYYRVGGRTMLPIRWMPPESILYRKFTTESDVWSFGVVLWEIFTYGKQPWYQLSNTEAIECITQGRELERPRACPPEVYAIMRGCWQREPQHRHSIKDVHARLQALAQAPPVYLDVLG